The following proteins come from a genomic window of Diachasmimorpha longicaudata isolate KC_UGA_2023 unplaced genomic scaffold, iyDiaLong2 ctg00000137.1, whole genome shotgun sequence:
- the LOC135172004 gene encoding vitellogenin receptor-like — MARINLIFTCVLCLCYQAISSEYCKPPDWFQCKNTRCVSSSFRCDGDNNCGDFSDERDCLDTPDSPPTPEPKQCSPDEFRCNNGNCIPLTKFCNNINDCYDNSDEHEDCTANKTCIANEFRCFDGHCVQERWVCDGQVDCPDHSDEYNCTRHPPENCTLANGFYKCNNNRCIPLNSTCSSFNECGDNSDENSTLCNTALEACKKANCSHSCQPTPRGPACTCPPGYRMINATCEDINECLENPQLCDQHCINEPGTYSCLCDIAYDLQDDHRTCKVAKDRGDALLVFSSKTEIRGFYLSDNEVYFPIATNLRHVVAVSLDATYIYWSDIKTGDEAIFRAFEDGQKAEVIVSAGLGVPEEIAVDWITGNIYFTDSLYKRIGVCTNSGSHCAVIITEDTDKPRGLALHPATGELYWSDWGDRPHISRAEMNGKAMVPMVTEGLGWPNGLRKFQSIPIPHIKLCI, encoded by the exons ATGGCAAGAATCAACTTGATATTTACCTGTGTCCTGTGTTTATGTTATCAAGCGATAT CCTCGGAGTATTGCAAGCCTCCGGACTGGTTTCAATGTAAGAACACCAGGTGCGTTTCCTCCTCTTTTCGTTGCGACGGTGACAACAATTGCGGAGATTTCTCCGACGAGCGAGACTGCTTGGACACCCCCGATTCACCGCCAACCCCAGAGCCGAAGCAATGCAGCCCCGATGAATTCAGATGCAACAACGGCAACTGCATTCCGCTGACAAAATTCTGCAACAACATCAACGACTGTTACGATAACAGCGACGAGCACGAGGACTGCACCGCAAACAAGACCTGCATCGCAAATGAATTTCGCTGCTTCGACGGCCACTGCGTCCAGGAGCGATGGGTGTGCGATGGCCAAGTGGATTGTCCGGACCATTCCGACGAGTACAACTGCACCCGCCATCCCCCAGAGAACTGCACCCTAGCCAACGGCTTCTACAAATGCAACAACAACCGCTGCATCCCCCTGAACTCCACCTGCAGCAGCTTCAACGAGTGCGGCGACAACTCCGACGAGAACAGCACCCTCTGCAACACCGCCCTGGAGGCATGCAAGAAGGCCAACTGCAGTCACAGCTGTCAGCCAACTCCCAGAGGTCCAGCATGCACCTGCCCGCCAGGATATCGTATGATTAACGCGACCTGCGAGGACATAAACGAGTGCCTGGAGAATCCTCAGCTCTGCGATCAGCACTGCATCAACGAACCCGGAACGTATTCCTGTCTCTGCGACATAGCCTACGATCTTCAAGACGATCACCGCACCTGCAAGGTCGCGAAAGATCGAGGAGATGCTCTCCTGGTATTCTCCTCAAAGACAGAAATCCGCGGTTTCTACCTTTCGGACAATGAAGTCTACTTTCCCATTGCCACTAACCTGAGGCACGTGGTGGCTGTCTCCCTGGATGCAACGTATATCTACTGGTCGGACATAAAAACGGGAGACGAGGCGATCTTCCGGGCTTTCGAGGACGGCCAGAAAGCCGAGGTAATTGTCAGCGCCGGTCTAGGAGTTCCCGAGGAAATAGCTGTCGACTGGATAACTGGGAATATCTACTTCACCGATAGCCTGTACAAACGTATCGGAGTCTGCACCAACTCAGGATCCCACTGCGCTGTCATCATAACGGAGGACACTGACAAGCCCCGAGGACTTGCTCTGCACCCAGCGACTGGAGAATTGTACTGGAGTGACTGGGGAGACCGGCCCCACATCTCCAGGGCCGAGATGAATGGGAAAGCAATGGTGCCGATGGTGACTGAAGGCCTTGGCTGGCCCAACGGCctcagaaaatttcaatcaattcccattcctcacatcaaattatgcatataa